The proteins below come from a single Balaenoptera musculus isolate JJ_BM4_2016_0621 chromosome 1, mBalMus1.pri.v3, whole genome shotgun sequence genomic window:
- the RO60 gene encoding 60 kDa SS-A/Ro ribonucleoprotein isoform X1: MGAPRSGKGRIGFLKDRKMEELVNQMQPLNEKQIANSEDGYVWQVTDMNRLHRFLCFGSEGGTYYIKEQKLGLENAEALIRLIEDGRGCEVIQEIKSFSQEGRTAKQEPTLFALAICSQCSDISTKQAAFKAVSEVCRIPTHLFTFIQFKKDLKESMKCGMWGRALRKAVADWYNEKGGMALALAVTKYKQRNGWSHKDLLRLSHLKPSSEGLAIVTKYITKGWKEVHEMYKEKALSVETEKLLKYLEAVEKVKRTKDELEVIHLIEEHRLVREHLLTNHLKSKEVWKALLQEMPLTALLRNLGKMTANSVLEPGNSEVSLVCEKLCNEKLLKKARIHPFHVLIALETYKTGHGLRGKLKWRPDEEILQALDAAFYKTFKTVEPAGKRFLLAIDVSASMNQRVLGSVLNASTVAAAMCMVVTRTEKDSYIVAFSDEMVPCPVTTDMTLQQVLMAMSQIPAGGTDCSLPMIWAQNTNTAADVFIVFTDNETFAGHVHPAVALREYRKNMDIPAKLIVCGMTSNGFTIADPDDRGMLDMCGFDTGALDVIRSFTLDMI; the protein is encoded by the exons ATGGGGGCGCCCCGTAGTGGAAAGGGAAGAATCG GTTtcctaaaagacagaaaaatggaggaaTTGGTAAACCAAATGCAGCCGCTGAATGAAAAGCAGATAGCCAATTCTGAAGACGGATATGTGTGGCAAGTCACTGATATGAATCGGCTGCACCGGTTCTTATGTTTTGGTTCTGAAGGTGGGACTTACTATATCAAAGAACAGAAGTTGGGCCTTGAGAATGCCGAAGCTTTAATTAGATTGATTGAAGATGGCAGAGGATGTGAAGTGATACAGGAAATAAAGTCATTTAGTCAAGAAGGCAGAACTGCAAAGCAGGAGCCTACGCTCTTTGCCCTCGCCATTTGTTCCCAGTGTTCCGACATAAGCACGAAACAAGCCGCCTTCAAAGCTGTTTCTGAAGTTTGTCGCATTCCTACACATCTCTTTACTTTTATACAATTTAAGAAAGATCTAAAGGAAAGCATGAAATGTGGCATGTGGGGTCGCGCCCTCCGGAAGGCCGTAGCAGACTGGTACAATGAAAAAGGTGGCATGGCCCTTGCCCTGGCcgttacaaaatataaacaaagaaatggcTGGTCTCACAAAGATCTGTTAAGATTGTCTCATCTTAAACCTTCCAGTGAAG gACTTGCTATTGTTACCAAATATATTACAAAGGGCTGGAAAGAGGTCCatgaaatgtataaagaaaaagcaCTTTCTGTGGAGACTGAGAAATTATTAAAGTATCTGGAGGCTGTAGAGAAAGTGAAGCGCACAAAAGATGAACTGGAAGTCATTCATCTGATAGAAGAACACAGACTGGTTAGGGAGCATCTCCTAACAAATCACTTAAAGTCTAAAGAG GTATGGAAGGCTTTGTTACAAGAAATGCCTCTTACAGCATTACTAAGGAATCTTGGAAAGATGACTGCTAATTCAGTGCTTGAACCAGGAAACTCAGAAGTGTCTTTAGTATGTGAAAAGCTGTGTAatgaaaaactgttaaaaaag GCTCGTATACATCCATTTCATGTTCTAATTGCATTAGAAACTTACAAAACAGGTCATGGGCTCAGAGGAAAACTGAAGTGGCGCCCTGATGAAGAAATTTTGCAAGCTTTGGATGCTGCtttttacaaaacatttaag acAGTTGAGCCAGCTGGAAAGCGTTTCTTACTGGCAATTGATGTCAGTGCTTCTATGAACCAAAGAGTTTTGGGTAGTGTACTCAACGCTAGCACAGTAGCCGCAGCAATGTGCATG GTTGTCACACGAACAGAAAAAGATTCTTATATAGTTGCTTTTTCAGATGAAATGGTACCATGTCCAGTGACTACAGATATGACCTTACAACAGGTTTTAATGGCTATGAGCCAG ATCCCAGCAGGTGGAACTGATTGCTCTCTTCCAATGATCTGGGCTCAAAACACAAATACAGCTGCCGATGTCTTCATAGTATTCACTGATAACGAGACGTTTGCTGGACATGTCCATCCTGCCGTTGCTCTGAGGGAATATCGAAAG AATATGGATATTCCAGCTAAGTTGATTGTTTGTGGAATGACATCAAATGGTTTTACCATTGCAGACCCAGATGATAGAGGCATGTTGGATATGTGTGGCTTTGATACAGGAGCTCTGGACGTGATTCGAAGTTTCACATTAGATATGATTTAA
- the RO60 gene encoding 60 kDa SS-A/Ro ribonucleoprotein isoform X2 produces MEELVNQMQPLNEKQIANSEDGYVWQVTDMNRLHRFLCFGSEGGTYYIKEQKLGLENAEALIRLIEDGRGCEVIQEIKSFSQEGRTAKQEPTLFALAICSQCSDISTKQAAFKAVSEVCRIPTHLFTFIQFKKDLKESMKCGMWGRALRKAVADWYNEKGGMALALAVTKYKQRNGWSHKDLLRLSHLKPSSEGLAIVTKYITKGWKEVHEMYKEKALSVETEKLLKYLEAVEKVKRTKDELEVIHLIEEHRLVREHLLTNHLKSKEVWKALLQEMPLTALLRNLGKMTANSVLEPGNSEVSLVCEKLCNEKLLKKARIHPFHVLIALETYKTGHGLRGKLKWRPDEEILQALDAAFYKTFKTVEPAGKRFLLAIDVSASMNQRVLGSVLNASTVAAAMCMVVTRTEKDSYIVAFSDEMVPCPVTTDMTLQQVLMAMSQIPAGGTDCSLPMIWAQNTNTAADVFIVFTDNETFAGHVHPAVALREYRKNMDIPAKLIVCGMTSNGFTIADPDDRGMLDMCGFDTGALDVIRSFTLDMI; encoded by the exons atggaggaaTTGGTAAACCAAATGCAGCCGCTGAATGAAAAGCAGATAGCCAATTCTGAAGACGGATATGTGTGGCAAGTCACTGATATGAATCGGCTGCACCGGTTCTTATGTTTTGGTTCTGAAGGTGGGACTTACTATATCAAAGAACAGAAGTTGGGCCTTGAGAATGCCGAAGCTTTAATTAGATTGATTGAAGATGGCAGAGGATGTGAAGTGATACAGGAAATAAAGTCATTTAGTCAAGAAGGCAGAACTGCAAAGCAGGAGCCTACGCTCTTTGCCCTCGCCATTTGTTCCCAGTGTTCCGACATAAGCACGAAACAAGCCGCCTTCAAAGCTGTTTCTGAAGTTTGTCGCATTCCTACACATCTCTTTACTTTTATACAATTTAAGAAAGATCTAAAGGAAAGCATGAAATGTGGCATGTGGGGTCGCGCCCTCCGGAAGGCCGTAGCAGACTGGTACAATGAAAAAGGTGGCATGGCCCTTGCCCTGGCcgttacaaaatataaacaaagaaatggcTGGTCTCACAAAGATCTGTTAAGATTGTCTCATCTTAAACCTTCCAGTGAAG gACTTGCTATTGTTACCAAATATATTACAAAGGGCTGGAAAGAGGTCCatgaaatgtataaagaaaaagcaCTTTCTGTGGAGACTGAGAAATTATTAAAGTATCTGGAGGCTGTAGAGAAAGTGAAGCGCACAAAAGATGAACTGGAAGTCATTCATCTGATAGAAGAACACAGACTGGTTAGGGAGCATCTCCTAACAAATCACTTAAAGTCTAAAGAG GTATGGAAGGCTTTGTTACAAGAAATGCCTCTTACAGCATTACTAAGGAATCTTGGAAAGATGACTGCTAATTCAGTGCTTGAACCAGGAAACTCAGAAGTGTCTTTAGTATGTGAAAAGCTGTGTAatgaaaaactgttaaaaaag GCTCGTATACATCCATTTCATGTTCTAATTGCATTAGAAACTTACAAAACAGGTCATGGGCTCAGAGGAAAACTGAAGTGGCGCCCTGATGAAGAAATTTTGCAAGCTTTGGATGCTGCtttttacaaaacatttaag acAGTTGAGCCAGCTGGAAAGCGTTTCTTACTGGCAATTGATGTCAGTGCTTCTATGAACCAAAGAGTTTTGGGTAGTGTACTCAACGCTAGCACAGTAGCCGCAGCAATGTGCATG GTTGTCACACGAACAGAAAAAGATTCTTATATAGTTGCTTTTTCAGATGAAATGGTACCATGTCCAGTGACTACAGATATGACCTTACAACAGGTTTTAATGGCTATGAGCCAG ATCCCAGCAGGTGGAACTGATTGCTCTCTTCCAATGATCTGGGCTCAAAACACAAATACAGCTGCCGATGTCTTCATAGTATTCACTGATAACGAGACGTTTGCTGGACATGTCCATCCTGCCGTTGCTCTGAGGGAATATCGAAAG AATATGGATATTCCAGCTAAGTTGATTGTTTGTGGAATGACATCAAATGGTTTTACCATTGCAGACCCAGATGATAGAGGCATGTTGGATATGTGTGGCTTTGATACAGGAGCTCTGGACGTGATTCGAAGTTTCACATTAGATATGATTTAA
- the RO60 gene encoding 60 kDa SS-A/Ro ribonucleoprotein isoform X3: protein MYKEKALSVETEKLLKYLEAVEKVKRTKDELEVIHLIEEHRLVREHLLTNHLKSKEVWKALLQEMPLTALLRNLGKMTANSVLEPGNSEVSLVCEKLCNEKLLKKARIHPFHVLIALETYKTGHGLRGKLKWRPDEEILQALDAAFYKTFKTVEPAGKRFLLAIDVSASMNQRVLGSVLNASTVAAAMCMVVTRTEKDSYIVAFSDEMVPCPVTTDMTLQQVLMAMSQIPAGGTDCSLPMIWAQNTNTAADVFIVFTDNETFAGHVHPAVALREYRKNMDIPAKLIVCGMTSNGFTIADPDDRGMLDMCGFDTGALDVIRSFTLDMI, encoded by the exons atgtataaagaaaaagcaCTTTCTGTGGAGACTGAGAAATTATTAAAGTATCTGGAGGCTGTAGAGAAAGTGAAGCGCACAAAAGATGAACTGGAAGTCATTCATCTGATAGAAGAACACAGACTGGTTAGGGAGCATCTCCTAACAAATCACTTAAAGTCTAAAGAG GTATGGAAGGCTTTGTTACAAGAAATGCCTCTTACAGCATTACTAAGGAATCTTGGAAAGATGACTGCTAATTCAGTGCTTGAACCAGGAAACTCAGAAGTGTCTTTAGTATGTGAAAAGCTGTGTAatgaaaaactgttaaaaaag GCTCGTATACATCCATTTCATGTTCTAATTGCATTAGAAACTTACAAAACAGGTCATGGGCTCAGAGGAAAACTGAAGTGGCGCCCTGATGAAGAAATTTTGCAAGCTTTGGATGCTGCtttttacaaaacatttaag acAGTTGAGCCAGCTGGAAAGCGTTTCTTACTGGCAATTGATGTCAGTGCTTCTATGAACCAAAGAGTTTTGGGTAGTGTACTCAACGCTAGCACAGTAGCCGCAGCAATGTGCATG GTTGTCACACGAACAGAAAAAGATTCTTATATAGTTGCTTTTTCAGATGAAATGGTACCATGTCCAGTGACTACAGATATGACCTTACAACAGGTTTTAATGGCTATGAGCCAG ATCCCAGCAGGTGGAACTGATTGCTCTCTTCCAATGATCTGGGCTCAAAACACAAATACAGCTGCCGATGTCTTCATAGTATTCACTGATAACGAGACGTTTGCTGGACATGTCCATCCTGCCGTTGCTCTGAGGGAATATCGAAAG AATATGGATATTCCAGCTAAGTTGATTGTTTGTGGAATGACATCAAATGGTTTTACCATTGCAGACCCAGATGATAGAGGCATGTTGGATATGTGTGGCTTTGATACAGGAGCTCTGGACGTGATTCGAAGTTTCACATTAGATATGATTTAA